One genomic region from Terriglobus aquaticus encodes:
- the pgm gene encoding phosphoglucomutase (alpha-D-glucose-1,6-bisphosphate-dependent) produces MSVDPKAGHLPDPHSLVDLSRLVSAYYTLHPDPANPAEQVSFGTSGHRGSSLKSAFNEDHILAITQAIVEHREEKGITGPLFLAMDTHALSEPAFRSALEVLAAYGVETRIDNGAGLPAGSNTEGGSYGYTPTPALSHAILNYNAGRKNGLADGIVITPSHNPPEDGGFKYNPPNGGPADTDVTKAVQDRANQILRDKLKDVKRIRFAKALTAEATQKHDYVGEYVGDLKLVVDMEAIAASGLKLAVDPLGGAGVAFWPRIAEQYKLPLTVLSTVVDATFRFMHIDWDGKIRMDCSSPYAMAGMIENKDKFDVSWACDTDHDRHGVVAKSVGLLNPNHYLSVAIEYLFQNRSQWSKDAAVGKTLVSSSMIDRVAAGIGRKVLEVPVGFKWFVNGLSDGSLGFGGEESAGASFLTLDGKAWSTDKDGPIMGLLAAEMTARTGKDPGELYQALTAKYGTPAYQRIDAAATKEQKAKLGKLSPEQVTTKELAGEPITQVLTNAPGNGAAIGGLKVATANGWFAARPSGTEDVYKIYAESFQGEDHLKQIQDEAKALVDAALKS; encoded by the coding sequence ATGAGCGTCGATCCCAAAGCGGGCCACCTGCCCGATCCGCACTCGCTAGTCGATCTGTCCCGCCTGGTTTCCGCCTACTACACGTTGCATCCCGATCCCGCCAACCCGGCAGAGCAGGTGTCGTTCGGCACCAGCGGCCATCGCGGGTCCAGCCTGAAGTCGGCTTTCAACGAGGACCACATCCTCGCCATTACGCAGGCGATCGTGGAGCATCGGGAAGAGAAGGGGATCACCGGTCCACTGTTCCTCGCAATGGACACGCACGCCTTGAGCGAGCCCGCCTTTCGCAGCGCGCTGGAGGTGCTCGCGGCCTACGGTGTAGAGACGCGCATCGACAACGGTGCAGGCCTGCCCGCGGGTTCGAACACCGAAGGCGGCAGCTACGGCTACACGCCGACGCCAGCGCTGTCGCACGCCATCCTGAACTACAACGCTGGCCGCAAGAACGGCTTGGCCGATGGCATCGTCATCACGCCGAGTCACAACCCGCCCGAGGATGGCGGCTTCAAGTACAACCCGCCCAACGGCGGTCCGGCCGACACCGACGTGACCAAGGCCGTGCAGGACCGCGCCAACCAGATCCTGCGCGACAAGCTGAAGGACGTGAAGCGGATCCGCTTTGCGAAAGCGCTAACGGCCGAGGCGACCCAGAAGCACGACTACGTGGGCGAGTATGTGGGCGACCTGAAGCTGGTCGTCGATATGGAAGCCATTGCGGCCAGTGGTCTGAAACTCGCGGTCGATCCGCTGGGCGGCGCGGGCGTAGCGTTCTGGCCGCGCATTGCGGAGCAGTACAAGCTGCCGCTGACGGTGCTTTCAACCGTGGTTGATGCGACCTTTCGCTTCATGCACATCGACTGGGACGGCAAGATCCGCATGGACTGCTCGTCGCCGTACGCGATGGCCGGCATGATCGAGAACAAGGACAAGTTCGACGTGAGCTGGGCCTGCGATACGGACCACGACCGCCACGGAGTTGTGGCCAAGTCGGTCGGGTTGCTGAACCCGAACCACTATCTGTCCGTCGCGATTGAGTACCTGTTCCAGAACCGTTCGCAGTGGTCGAAGGATGCGGCTGTTGGCAAGACGCTGGTGTCGTCCAGCATGATCGACCGCGTTGCCGCAGGCATCGGCCGCAAGGTGCTGGAGGTGCCGGTCGGCTTCAAGTGGTTTGTGAACGGCCTGAGTGACGGCTCGCTTGGTTTTGGTGGCGAGGAGTCCGCAGGCGCGTCGTTCCTGACGCTCGACGGCAAAGCCTGGTCGACCGACAAGGACGGCCCGATTATGGGTCTGCTGGCGGCGGAGATGACCGCGCGCACTGGCAAGGATCCGGGCGAACTCTACCAGGCGCTGACCGCGAAGTACGGCACACCCGCCTACCAGCGCATCGACGCCGCCGCGACCAAGGAGCAGAAAGCGAAGCTAGGCAAGCTGTCGCCCGAGCAGGTGACGACCAAGGAGCTTGCCGGCGAACCGATCACGCAGGTGCTGACCAACGCGCCGGGCAACGGCGCGGCAATCGGCGGCCTGAAGGTCGCAACGGCAAACGGCTGGTTTGCCGCTCGGCCTTCCGGAACCGAGGACGTCTACAAGATCTACGCCGAAAGCTTCCAGGGCGAAGACCACCTGAAGCAGATCCAGGACGAGGCAAAGGCGCTGGTCGATGCCGCTCTGAAGAGCTAA
- a CDS encoding 2-oxoglutarate dehydrogenase E1 component: MATRAKSQSKTPGTEKTVSPTIDALPERETGADQLRTTVFEIFRRWGYLQAQLDPLQQYLPPEPFPVELPEGSDNIAAEARKFYSGTIALEFSHIASPERREWLQAAMEQEYRETPEQQAHTLTQLIKADLFEQTIQQRYLGTKRFSLEGLTVLIPFLERIFEVSSGLGVERCNFAMSHRGRLNVMVNTVGRSAADIFTKFEDVDPRSHLGGGDVKYHQGATGVYTSPAGKEVRLHLASNPSHLEAVDPVIMGRARARQVRLGKDGESKVLPMIIHGDAAFAGQGIFAETLDLATITGYQVGGTIQVVVNNLLGFTAEPHESNSSRYSTDIAKRLPIPIFHVNAEDPDAVLRVAKIAAEYRAKFASDVVVDLIGYRRHGHSEVDDPTVTQPRRYARIKETAPLYKSYAERLGIDASAEIAAIQQQFLADQAHGKEAEHAPSLSELPTYWKNYEGGRLPKGEDVATGLTADEVKDLVAQLTTAPADFHVHPKVQALLKQRVEMGEGKRPFDYGTAELVAYASLLKAGTPVRLSGQDSQRGTFNQRHSVWVDTETELRYSPLQHLSDNQGRFEVYNSMLSEAAVLGFEYGYSRDYPEALVLWEAQFGDFANGAQIIIDQFIAAGEAKWGLQSGVVLLLPHGYEGQGPEHSSARIERYLQLCATDNMIVAQPSNAAQYFHLLRRQALSPYRKPLVVFTPKSMLRHPDAVSPVVDLAAPRFRKVLADGEAKDPRRILVCSGKIGHNLRVERAKRGDFSTAIVFVEQLYPWPAEELEAALAQYPHAEEIVWVQEEPANMGPLTYAYPLLKRSAGSRRVLRVTRSASASPATGSAKAHELEEKALIELALGRGGKK, encoded by the coding sequence ATGGCTACCAGGGCGAAGTCGCAGAGCAAAACTCCAGGCACAGAAAAAACCGTTTCACCTACGATCGATGCGCTTCCCGAGCGCGAAACCGGTGCGGATCAACTGCGCACGACTGTCTTCGAGATCTTCCGCCGCTGGGGCTACCTGCAGGCGCAGCTCGACCCGCTACAGCAGTACCTGCCGCCCGAGCCGTTTCCGGTGGAACTGCCCGAAGGCTCTGACAACATTGCTGCCGAGGCGCGCAAGTTTTACAGCGGCACCATCGCGCTGGAGTTCAGCCACATCGCCTCGCCCGAGCGGCGCGAATGGCTGCAGGCCGCCATGGAGCAGGAGTACCGCGAAACGCCCGAACAGCAGGCGCACACGCTGACGCAACTGATCAAAGCCGACCTGTTTGAGCAGACGATTCAGCAGCGTTACCTGGGCACCAAGCGCTTTTCGCTGGAAGGCCTGACGGTGCTGATCCCGTTCCTCGAGCGCATCTTCGAGGTCTCCTCTGGCCTTGGTGTGGAGCGCTGCAACTTTGCGATGAGCCATCGCGGCCGCCTGAACGTGATGGTGAACACCGTCGGCCGTTCCGCTGCGGACATCTTCACCAAGTTCGAGGACGTTGATCCGCGCTCCCACCTGGGCGGCGGCGATGTGAAGTACCACCAGGGCGCGACTGGCGTGTACACGTCGCCTGCGGGCAAGGAAGTTCGCCTGCACCTGGCGTCGAACCCGTCGCACCTGGAAGCGGTCGATCCCGTCATCATGGGCCGTGCTCGCGCCCGCCAGGTTCGACTGGGCAAGGACGGCGAGAGCAAGGTGCTGCCGATGATCATCCACGGCGACGCGGCGTTTGCAGGACAGGGCATCTTTGCCGAAACGCTCGACCTTGCGACCATCACTGGATACCAGGTGGGCGGAACGATCCAGGTTGTGGTCAACAATCTGCTCGGCTTTACGGCGGAGCCGCACGAGTCGAACTCCTCGCGCTACTCGACCGACATTGCGAAGCGCCTGCCGATTCCGATCTTCCACGTGAACGCGGAAGACCCCGATGCCGTGCTGCGCGTGGCGAAGATCGCAGCGGAGTACCGCGCCAAGTTCGCGAGCGATGTGGTGGTCGACCTGATCGGGTACCGTCGCCACGGCCACTCGGAGGTGGACGATCCCACCGTCACGCAGCCGCGTCGCTACGCCCGCATCAAGGAGACGGCGCCGCTGTACAAGAGCTACGCGGAGCGTCTGGGCATTGACGCGTCGGCCGAAATCGCGGCGATTCAGCAGCAGTTCCTTGCCGACCAAGCGCACGGTAAAGAAGCGGAGCACGCGCCCTCGCTGAGCGAGCTGCCGACGTACTGGAAGAACTATGAAGGCGGCCGCCTGCCCAAGGGCGAGGACGTCGCCACTGGCTTGACCGCGGATGAGGTAAAGGATCTGGTCGCGCAGTTGACCACGGCGCCTGCCGACTTCCATGTTCATCCCAAGGTGCAGGCATTGCTGAAGCAGCGCGTGGAGATGGGCGAGGGCAAGCGCCCGTTCGACTACGGCACCGCCGAGCTCGTCGCATACGCTTCGCTGTTGAAGGCCGGCACGCCGGTTCGACTGAGCGGACAGGACTCGCAGCGCGGCACCTTCAACCAGCGGCACTCCGTCTGGGTCGATACGGAAACGGAGCTGCGCTACTCGCCGCTACAACACCTGTCGGACAACCAGGGCCGCTTCGAGGTCTACAACTCCATGCTCAGCGAGGCCGCCGTGCTTGGCTTTGAGTATGGCTACAGCCGCGACTACCCCGAGGCGCTGGTGCTGTGGGAGGCGCAGTTCGGCGACTTCGCCAACGGCGCGCAGATCATCATCGATCAGTTCATCGCGGCGGGCGAAGCCAAGTGGGGCCTGCAGTCGGGCGTTGTCCTCTTGCTGCCGCACGGCTACGAAGGCCAGGGGCCGGAGCACTCGTCCGCCCGCATCGAGCGGTATCTGCAGCTTTGCGCGACGGACAACATGATTGTGGCGCAGCCATCGAACGCCGCACAGTACTTCCACCTGCTGCGTCGGCAGGCGCTGTCGCCGTACCGCAAGCCGCTGGTGGTCTTCACGCCCAAGAGCATGCTGCGCCATCCGGATGCGGTCTCGCCCGTTGTCGACTTGGCCGCACCGCGCTTCCGCAAAGTGCTGGCCGACGGCGAAGCGAAGGACCCGCGTCGCATCCTCGTCTGCTCGGGCAAGATCGGACACAACCTGCGCGTAGAACGTGCGAAGCGGGGCGACTTCTCCACTGCGATCGTCTTCGTCGAACAACTGTATCCGTGGCCTGCCGAAGAGCTGGAAGCCGCGCTGGCGCAGTACCCACACGCAGAAGAGATCGTGTGGGTCCAGGAGGAGCCGGCGAACATGGGCCCGCTCACCTATGCGTACCCGCTGCTGAAGCGTTCGGCCGGGAGCCGTCGCGTGCTTCGCGTGACGCGTTCGGCGTCGGCCAGCCCCGCAACCGGCTCTGCCAAGGCACATGAGCTCGAGGAGAAGGCGCTGATCGAACTCGCGCTGGGCAGGGGTGGCAAGAAGTAG
- a CDS encoding SDR family oxidoreductase, producing the protein MTASTPRIALIAGASGIVGRNLAELLSSDPAWRTYGLARRPVPQDGVEAVAADLLDPESLRTALAEVRPTHVFFASWLRQETEAENIRVNSGMVRNLLQAVQGGSVRHVALVTGLKHYLGPFEAYGKGTLPATPFREEQPRLDIPNFYYAQEDEVFAAAAQQGFTWSVHRPHTIIGFAVGNAMNMGVTLAMYATICRETGRPFVFPGSGVQWRSLTDMTDARLLAKHLEWAATTPAAANQAFNVVNGDVFRWQWMWSRLADHFGIAAAPFDGEGIPLEQQLAGAEDDWRRIAEKYSLAEPDLHRLTSAWHTDADLGRPVEVLTDMSKSRRMGFLEYQPTDQSFFDLFARLRQARLIP; encoded by the coding sequence ATGACTGCATCCACACCTCGCATCGCTCTCATCGCTGGCGCCTCCGGCATTGTCGGCCGCAACCTGGCAGAACTGCTCAGCAGCGATCCAGCATGGCGCACCTATGGCCTGGCCCGCCGGCCGGTCCCGCAAGATGGTGTGGAGGCGGTCGCGGCGGACCTGCTCGATCCTGAGTCGCTCAGAACCGCGCTCGCAGAGGTCAGGCCGACGCACGTCTTCTTCGCGTCCTGGTTGCGGCAGGAGACGGAGGCTGAGAACATCCGCGTCAACAGCGGCATGGTGCGCAACCTGCTACAGGCCGTGCAGGGCGGCAGCGTGCGGCACGTTGCGCTTGTGACCGGGTTGAAGCACTACCTTGGACCGTTCGAAGCGTACGGAAAGGGCACCCTGCCGGCGACGCCCTTTCGAGAGGAACAGCCGCGCCTCGATATCCCGAACTTCTACTATGCGCAGGAAGACGAAGTGTTCGCCGCCGCCGCGCAGCAGGGCTTCACGTGGAGCGTGCACCGGCCGCACACCATCATCGGCTTCGCCGTGGGCAATGCGATGAACATGGGCGTGACGCTGGCTATGTACGCGACCATCTGCCGCGAGACCGGTCGCCCGTTCGTCTTTCCGGGCTCGGGTGTGCAGTGGCGCAGCCTGACGGACATGACCGATGCGCGTCTGCTGGCAAAGCACCTGGAGTGGGCCGCAACCACGCCCGCCGCGGCGAACCAGGCATTCAACGTGGTCAACGGCGACGTCTTCCGCTGGCAGTGGATGTGGTCGCGACTCGCCGATCACTTCGGCATTGCCGCGGCTCCGTTCGACGGCGAAGGCATTCCGCTGGAGCAGCAGCTCGCGGGTGCCGAGGACGATTGGCGCCGCATCGCGGAGAAGTACAGCCTCGCCGAGCCCGATCTTCACCGCCTCACCTCGGCATGGCATACCGACGCCGACCTGGGCCGGCCCGTTGAGGTCCTGACCGACATGAGCAAGAGCCGCCGCATGGGCTTCCTGGAGTACCAGCCCACCGATCAAAGCTTTTTCGATCTCTTTGCGCGTCTGCGGCAGGCGCGCCTGATCCCGTAG
- a CDS encoding zinc-binding alcohol dehydrogenase family protein — MKAVGYTLPSPIEAPEALLDIEVPEPEIGPRDLLVEIKAVSVNPVDVKVRAGTPPEPGSEYKVLGYDAAGVVVRRGRDCSLFKVGDEVWYAGSIARQGTNAQFHAVDERIVGSKPKSIGFAEAAALPLTAITAWELLFDRLGIDQFKGAQAHQRKGVLLVIGGAGGVGSILTQIASKLTALTVVATASRAETVQWCYGNGAHFVIDHHRPMLQQMEELKFPQAEYIAALTGTEQHFPELAKIVAPQGKIGIIDDPKHLDVKLLKRKSASLHWEFMFTRPVFGTQDILRQHDLLTEVARLVDLGTLRTTVTQHLGAINAQHLRRAHAMQESGTAMGKTVLGV; from the coding sequence ATGAAGGCCGTTGGATACACTTTGCCCTCGCCCATTGAGGCACCTGAGGCGTTGCTCGACATTGAAGTGCCGGAGCCGGAGATCGGCCCGCGCGATCTCTTGGTAGAGATCAAGGCCGTTTCGGTCAACCCCGTGGACGTGAAGGTGCGCGCCGGCACGCCGCCCGAACCCGGCTCCGAGTACAAGGTGCTAGGGTACGACGCGGCCGGCGTGGTCGTGCGCCGCGGCCGCGACTGCAGCCTGTTCAAAGTCGGCGACGAGGTCTGGTACGCCGGGTCGATCGCGCGGCAGGGGACGAATGCGCAGTTCCATGCCGTGGACGAGCGCATCGTCGGGAGCAAGCCGAAGTCGATCGGCTTTGCCGAAGCCGCTGCACTGCCGTTGACGGCGATCACCGCCTGGGAGCTCTTGTTTGACCGGCTCGGCATCGACCAGTTCAAAGGTGCGCAGGCGCACCAGCGAAAAGGCGTGCTGCTGGTCATTGGCGGTGCCGGCGGTGTTGGATCGATCCTGACGCAGATCGCCAGTAAGCTGACCGCGCTGACCGTGGTCGCAACTGCGTCCCGTGCTGAGACGGTGCAGTGGTGCTACGGCAATGGTGCGCACTTCGTCATCGACCACCATCGGCCCATGCTGCAGCAGATGGAAGAGTTGAAGTTTCCGCAGGCCGAGTACATTGCCGCGCTCACCGGTACCGAGCAGCACTTTCCGGAGCTGGCGAAGATCGTCGCGCCGCAGGGCAAGATCGGCATCATCGACGACCCGAAGCATCTGGACGTGAAGCTGTTGAAGCGCAAGTCCGCGTCGCTGCACTGGGAGTTCATGTTCACGCGGCCGGTCTTCGGAACGCAGGACATTCTGCGGCAGCATGACCTGCTAACCGAGGTCGCGCGCCTGGTGGACCTGGGCACGTTGCGCACCACGGTCACGCAGCACCTGGGCGCCATCAACGCGCAGCACCTGCGCCGCGCCCATGCCATGCAGGAGAGCGGAACCGCCATGGGCAAGACCGTGCTGGGCGTTTAG
- a CDS encoding SRPBCC family protein, translating to MANGTATEPQRMTVTRVFDAPRELVWKAWTSQEYAAQWWGPKGFTAPFCEIDFRVGGKYRFCMRSPEGQEYWTGGEYYEIVPHEKIVLSLYPVDAEGNKVDPAVYGIEHEAIEGAHDVVLFEDLGNGKTRLTLIGNETMESAKESGQVEGWNQILEKFADVVAQLLPAGTRS from the coding sequence ATGGCAAACGGAACGGCAACTGAGCCGCAACGGATGACGGTAACGCGGGTGTTCGATGCTCCGCGCGAACTGGTGTGGAAGGCATGGACAAGCCAGGAGTATGCGGCTCAATGGTGGGGGCCCAAGGGCTTTACCGCGCCGTTTTGCGAGATCGATTTCCGCGTGGGCGGCAAGTACCGCTTCTGCATGCGGTCGCCCGAAGGACAGGAGTACTGGACAGGCGGCGAGTACTACGAGATTGTGCCGCACGAGAAGATTGTCCTCTCGCTGTACCCCGTCGACGCCGAAGGCAACAAGGTGGATCCCGCCGTGTACGGCATCGAGCACGAGGCGATCGAAGGCGCTCATGACGTGGTTCTGTTTGAGGATCTTGGAAACGGGAAGACCCGGCTGACCCTGATCGGCAACGAGACGATGGAGAGCGCGAAGGAGAGCGGCCAGGTGGAAGGCTGGAACCAGATCCTCGAGAAGTTCGCCGACGTGGTGGCACAGTTGCTGCCGGCGGGCACTCGCTCCTAA
- a CDS encoding ArsR/SmtB family transcription factor, producing MWSNAKIPLDRHGSIHNHVVVDVLDATFSALSDRTRRAMVERLSHGPVTVHGFTEGFAISQQMVSKHVASLVRARIVKKTKRGRESVCTLRPEALKAVNDWTMNYRQFWEESFDKLDAVVTQMKKEAGDGKRNGN from the coding sequence GTGTGGTCAAACGCAAAGATTCCTCTTGACAGACACGGCTCAATCCACAACCATGTGGTTGTGGATGTTCTGGACGCGACGTTCTCGGCACTTTCCGATCGGACCCGCCGTGCGATGGTTGAACGACTCTCGCACGGGCCTGTCACCGTGCATGGGTTCACGGAGGGCTTTGCCATCTCGCAGCAGATGGTTTCAAAGCACGTGGCCTCCCTGGTGCGGGCTCGGATCGTGAAGAAGACCAAGCGCGGCCGGGAGAGCGTCTGCACCCTGAGGCCAGAGGCACTCAAGGCCGTCAACGACTGGACGATGAACTATCGCCAGTTCTGGGAAGAGAGTTTCGACAAGCTGGACGCGGTAGTAACCCAAATGAAGAAGGAGGCAGGTGATGGCAAACGGAACGGCAACTGA
- a CDS encoding glycoside hydrolase family 27 protein: protein MNVRLLLASFAVLFAPALHAQTSPAPTPPMGWNSWNHFAGKVTDADVRATADQLVSTGMRDAGYVYVNIDDTWQGKRDANGAIRGNEKFPDMKALADYVHSKGLKLGIYSSPGEKTCAGYAGSYGHEAQDAQTYAAWGVDFLKYDLCSFGDQMSAERKAHPDDPQAGEKLMIAAYKKMGDALRATGRPILYSLCQYGFADPWKWGPSVGASMWRTTDDINDTWPRMFIIGQEQADIAQYAGPGHWNDPDMLEIGNGGMKPDEYRQHMSLWAMLAAPLLAGNDLTKMSDVDRSILTNREVIAIDQDPLGKQATRQYEHADMSVWTKPLSGGRVAVALVTSSWGERRMQFNLAEVGFPNGASVRDVWDGKDLGRQSGVFTGVVPGHGVLLLILSK from the coding sequence ATGAACGTTCGATTGCTCCTCGCCTCCTTCGCTGTTCTGTTCGCGCCTGCGCTTCACGCACAAACCTCGCCCGCGCCAACACCACCCATGGGATGGAATAGCTGGAACCACTTTGCCGGAAAAGTCACCGACGCCGACGTGCGTGCCACGGCCGACCAGTTGGTCAGCACCGGGATGCGCGACGCCGGTTACGTGTACGTGAACATCGACGACACATGGCAAGGCAAGCGCGATGCGAACGGCGCAATACGCGGCAACGAGAAGTTTCCGGACATGAAAGCGCTGGCCGACTACGTGCACAGCAAGGGCCTAAAGCTCGGCATTTACTCCTCGCCCGGCGAGAAGACCTGCGCAGGCTACGCTGGCAGCTACGGGCACGAGGCGCAGGACGCACAGACCTACGCCGCATGGGGCGTTGACTTCCTCAAGTACGACCTGTGCTCGTTCGGCGATCAGATGTCCGCGGAACGCAAGGCGCACCCCGACGATCCGCAGGCAGGCGAGAAGCTGATGATTGCGGCGTACAAGAAAATGGGCGATGCCCTGCGCGCAACCGGACGCCCGATCCTGTACAGCCTCTGCCAGTACGGGTTCGCCGATCCGTGGAAGTGGGGACCGTCGGTCGGAGCGTCGATGTGGCGCACCACGGACGACATCAACGACACCTGGCCGCGCATGTTCATCATCGGCCAGGAGCAGGCCGACATCGCGCAATACGCCGGTCCCGGTCACTGGAACGACCCCGACATGCTGGAGATCGGCAACGGTGGAATGAAGCCCGACGAGTACCGCCAGCACATGAGCCTGTGGGCCATGCTGGCGGCGCCTCTGCTGGCCGGCAACGACCTGACCAAGATGTCGGACGTGGACCGGTCCATCCTGACGAATCGTGAGGTGATCGCGATCGATCAGGACCCGCTTGGCAAGCAGGCCACACGCCAGTACGAGCACGCCGACATGAGCGTGTGGACGAAGCCGCTGAGCGGTGGCCGGGTTGCGGTGGCGCTGGTAACGTCGTCGTGGGGCGAGCGCAGGATGCAGTTCAACCTGGCAGAGGTCGGCTTTCCAAACGGCGCAAGCGTGCGCGACGTGTGGGACGGCAAAGACCTGGGCCGGCAAAGCGGCGTCTTCACGGGCGTGGTCCCGGGACACGGCGTGCTGCTGCTGATCTTGTCGAAGTAG
- a CDS encoding glycosyltransferase family 4 protein has protein sequence MRIGIMTREYPPHVYGGAGVHVEYLSRELAKRAEVEVYCWGEQESPETNPNVHGQQPWSEITEGTEGKFKAALEALSLNLTQVKALEGIDVVHTHTWYVSMAGFLARKLYNIPFVLTTHSLEPLRAWKAEQLGTGYAMSSWMERTAILDADAVIAVSEGTKKDILKAYPEIHPERIHVIYNGIDLDEYQKTEAKDALIKHGVDPDVPYVLFVGRITRQKGVTHLVDAIQYLPKDTQVVLCAGAPDTPEIAQEMRELVAKAKSINPRVTWIEAMVAKQEAIQLYSNCAVFCCPSVYEPFGIINLEAMACRAPVVASATGGILEVVVDDETGYLVPFAQDPTTSFPEHPEQFAKDLAAKLNDLLADPDKAKRFGEAGRKRVEAKFSWSAIAEQTLALYEKLVAVRS, from the coding sequence ATGCGTATCGGCATCATGACTCGCGAGTATCCGCCCCATGTGTACGGCGGTGCCGGTGTCCACGTGGAGTACCTGAGCCGCGAGCTCGCGAAACGCGCAGAGGTCGAGGTGTACTGCTGGGGCGAGCAGGAGTCGCCCGAAACGAATCCGAATGTGCATGGTCAGCAGCCGTGGAGCGAGATCACGGAAGGCACCGAAGGCAAGTTCAAAGCCGCGCTCGAAGCGCTGAGCCTGAATCTGACCCAGGTGAAGGCGCTGGAAGGCATCGACGTCGTCCACACGCATACCTGGTACGTGAGCATGGCGGGCTTTCTGGCGCGCAAGCTCTACAACATTCCCTTTGTGCTCACGACCCATTCCTTGGAACCGCTGCGCGCCTGGAAGGCCGAGCAACTGGGCACCGGCTATGCCATGAGCAGTTGGATGGAGCGCACCGCGATCCTGGACGCGGATGCCGTGATCGCTGTGAGCGAAGGCACCAAGAAAGACATCCTGAAGGCGTATCCGGAGATTCACCCTGAGCGCATTCACGTGATCTACAACGGCATCGATCTGGACGAGTACCAGAAGACCGAGGCCAAGGATGCGCTGATCAAGCACGGCGTCGATCCGGATGTGCCCTACGTGCTGTTTGTGGGCCGCATCACCCGGCAAAAGGGAGTCACGCACCTGGTCGATGCGATCCAGTACCTGCCCAAGGACACGCAGGTCGTCCTGTGCGCCGGCGCGCCCGATACACCGGAGATTGCGCAGGAGATGCGGGAGCTGGTCGCCAAGGCGAAAAGCATCAATCCGCGCGTGACATGGATCGAAGCCATGGTCGCGAAGCAGGAGGCGATCCAGCTTTACAGCAACTGCGCCGTGTTCTGCTGCCCCAGCGTGTACGAGCCGTTCGGCATCATCAACCTGGAAGCGATGGCCTGCCGCGCGCCCGTGGTGGCCAGCGCCACGGGCGGCATTCTTGAGGTGGTGGTCGATGACGAAACCGGCTACCTGGTTCCGTTTGCGCAGGACCCGACGACCAGCTTCCCGGAGCATCCGGAACAGTTTGCGAAGGACCTTGCAGCCAAGCTGAACGATCTGCTGGCGGATCCTGACAAGGCCAAGCGCTTCGGCGAAGCCGGCCGCAAACGCGTAGAAGCCAAATTCAGTTGGAGTGCCATCGCCGAACAGACGCTGGCACTGTACGAAAAGCTAGTTGCCGTTCGAAGCTAG
- a CDS encoding alpha/beta hydrolase, producing MIRLRRVLPWVSLCFAAVVQAQAPAPAAAPSTPPARQPHAAGYVQARDLPDGTFPSPRVDGNFIIGPTHPAAPEMKPGPAVPRGTVQEFTMNSADSKFYPGIAREPGTFGKPNPSDPAKLVVTTSHPAPYTRSVTVYLPANYKPGTELPWIVTADGPDRLLFPALDSLIAQHRIPAVAAVSIQNGGGDAQGSERGLEYDTMSGKYAEFIEHEVVPEVEKRFHVRLTRDPNGRVTMGNSSGGAAALIMAWYHPEWYHRVLSYSGTWINQQWPSNPRTPHGAWAFPEHLIADTPRKPIRIWMEVGDRDLLNPNAMRDGMHDWVLANENLARALAAKGYHYQFVFAQNAVHVDRAVREQTLPEALEYVWQGYAPRH from the coding sequence ATGATCCGTTTGCGCCGTGTGCTTCCTTGGGTGTCGCTGTGTTTTGCCGCGGTGGTGCAGGCCCAGGCGCCTGCTCCGGCAGCAGCGCCGTCTACGCCACCAGCGCGCCAACCACATGCGGCGGGGTACGTGCAGGCACGCGATCTGCCCGACGGTACATTCCCCTCTCCGCGCGTGGATGGCAATTTCATCATCGGTCCGACGCACCCTGCCGCGCCGGAGATGAAGCCCGGGCCGGCGGTTCCACGCGGCACGGTGCAGGAGTTCACCATGAACTCGGCCGACAGCAAGTTCTACCCCGGCATTGCGCGCGAGCCGGGAACGTTTGGCAAGCCAAATCCTTCTGATCCGGCCAAGCTGGTGGTGACGACGAGTCACCCCGCGCCGTACACGCGCAGCGTCACGGTGTATCTGCCGGCGAACTACAAGCCTGGTACGGAACTGCCGTGGATCGTGACCGCGGACGGCCCGGACCGCCTCTTATTTCCCGCGCTGGACTCGCTCATCGCGCAGCACCGCATTCCCGCCGTCGCCGCCGTTTCGATCCAGAACGGCGGTGGAGACGCGCAGGGCAGCGAGCGCGGCCTGGAGTACGACACCATGAGCGGGAAGTACGCCGAGTTCATTGAGCACGAGGTCGTGCCCGAGGTGGAGAAGCGCTTCCACGTGCGATTGACTCGCGATCCGAATGGTCGGGTGACCATGGGGAACAGCTCCGGCGGGGCGGCCGCGCTGATCATGGCGTGGTATCACCCGGAGTGGTACCACCGCGTGCTCAGCTACTCCGGCACATGGATCAACCAGCAGTGGCCGAGCAATCCGCGAACGCCCCACGGCGCCTGGGCCTTCCCCGAACACCTGATTGCGGACACGCCGCGCAAGCCTATCCGCATCTGGATGGAGGTTGGCGATCGCGACCTGCTGAACCCGAACGCGATGCGCGACGGCATGCACGACTGGGTTCTGGCCAACGAAAATCTAGCGCGCGCCCTGGCTGCAAAGGGCTACCACTACCAGTTCGTGTTTGCACAGAACGCCGTCCACGTGGACCGGGCCGTGCGCGAACAGACGCTGCCCGAAGCGCTGGAATACGTGTGGCAGGGCTACGCACCGCGGCATTGA